Part of the Streptomyces antimycoticus genome, CGCGACGGCCAGCGAGAGCCCCTTGGACCCGAAGCGGCCGCGGACGAAGTCCGAGGTGGTGACATACCCGTGCTTATGGGACACCGACCACAGACGCGGCAGGAAGGTGAAGATCAGTGGGTAGACCAGGATGGTGTACGGGACCGCGAAGAAGCCGGACGCGCCCGCCGCGTAGATCGCCGCCGGGACGGCGACGAAGGTGTACGCGGTGTAGAGGTCGCCGCCGAGCAGGAACCAGGTGATCCAGGTGCCGAAGCTGCGGCCGCCCAGTCCCCATTCGTCGAGGTTGTTGGCGTTCTCGGCGCGGCGCCAGCGCGCGGCCAGGAACCCCATGGCCGTGACGACCACGAAGAAGAAGATGAAGACGGCGAGTGCGATGCCGTTCACTCCGTCGTTCATGCCGACTCACCCCCCTTGTGCGCCCGCTTCTCCCGGCGGACCAGGATGTAGGCGACCGAGGTCAGCGCGGCCGAGATGGGTACCCAGAGCATCTGGTACCAGTAGAAGAACGGGATCCCGATGAGGGTCGGCTCGACCTTGGCGTACGAGCCGACCCAGAGCATCCCGACAAAGGGTGCGATCAGGCACAGAGCGGCCACGACGCGCGTAGGCGTCACGACCGGTCTCCTGCCGGGTGAAGCGGACGTGTCTGAC contains:
- a CDS encoding DUF3311 domain-containing protein is translated as MSDTSASPGRRPVVTPTRVVAALCLIAPFVGMLWVGSYAKVEPTLIGIPFFYWYQMLWVPISAALTSVAYILVRREKRAHKGGESA